A section of the Engraulis encrasicolus isolate BLACKSEA-1 chromosome 8, IST_EnEncr_1.0, whole genome shotgun sequence genome encodes:
- the LOC134454520 gene encoding T-cell surface glycoprotein CD3 epsilon chain-like yields the protein MRCYIFVFFFAAVAADQPKGSISISGTRLTATCPYDGATVTNIGKNPSEFLSQDGKYSENSKEPDFEKHLSCTRGTEIDLKFYIKVKVCENCYDLDAPLIVGAIVADLLLTGGVIILTYACGRRKSGSPPQKSTANPRRGAANPSAPPAPMPDYQPLSDFTRNRDTYATVNKTG from the exons ATGAGAtgttatatttttgtatttttctttgCAGCTGTTGCCGCAGATCAACCTAAAG GATCCATTTCTATCTCTGGAACTCGTCTTACCGCCACTTGCCCTTACGATGGCGCAACTGTGACCAACATTGGTAAAAATCCTTCAGAATTTTTAAGTCAAGATGGAAAATACTCTGAGAACAGCAAAGAACCAGATTTTGAAAAACACTTATCCTGCACAAGAGGCACTGAAATTGATTTGAAGTTCTACATCAAAGTGAAAG TGTGTGAGAACTGCTATGATCTGGATGCTCCCCTGATTGTGGGTGCCATCGTGGCTGACCTGCTTCTCACCGGAGGCGTCATCATCCTCACCTACGCCTGTGGAAGAAGGAAGTCCGGCTCCCCACCTCAAAAAT CTACTGCCAATCCACGCCGCGGTGCTGCCAACCCCAGTGCTCCACCCGCGCCAATGCCAGACTACCAG CCTCTCAGTGATTTCACCCGCAATAGGGACACATACGCAACAGTTAACAAGACTGGCTAG